A genomic stretch from Halichoerus grypus chromosome 5, mHalGry1.hap1.1, whole genome shotgun sequence includes:
- the SF3B4 gene encoding splicing factor 3B subunit 4 produces MAAGPISERNQDATVYVGGLDEKVSEPLLWELFLQAGPVVNTHMPKDRVTGQHQGYGFVEFLSEEDADYAIKIMNMIKLYGKPIRVNKASAHNKNLDVGANIFIGNLDPEIDEKLLYDTFSAFGVILQTPKIMRDPDTGNSKGYAFINFASFDASDAAIEAMNGQYLCNRPITVSYAFKKDSKGERHGSAAERLLAAQNPLSQADRPHQLFADAPPPPSAPNPVVSSLGSGLPPPGMPPPGSFPPPVPPPGALPPGIPPAMPPPPMPPGAGGHGPPSAGTPGAGHPGHGHSHPHPFPPGGMPHPGMSQMQLAHHGPHGLGHPHAGPPGSGGQPPPRPPPGMPHPGPPPMGMPPRGPPFGSPMGHPGPMPPHGMRGPPPLMPPHGYTGPPRPPPYGYQRGPLPPPRPTPRPPVPPRGPLRGPLPQ; encoded by the exons ATGGCGGCCGGGCCGATCTCCGAGCGGAACCAGG ATGCCACTGTCTACGTCGGGGGCCTGGACGAGAAGGTTAGCGAACCATTGCTGTGGGAGCTATTTCTCCAGGCAGGGCCAGTAGTCAACACCCACATGCCAAAGGATAGAGTCACAGGTCAGCACCAAG GCTATGGCTTTGTGGAATTCTTGAGTGAGGAAGATGCTGACTATGCCATTAAGATCATGAACATGATCAAACTCTATGGGAAACCAATACGGGTGAACAAAGCATCAGCTCACAACAAGAACCTGGACGTGGGGGCCAACATTTTCATTGGCAATCTAGACCCGGAGATTGATGAGAAGCTGCTTTATGATACTTTCAGCGCCTTTGGGGTCATCTTACAAACCCCAAAGATTATGCGGGACCCTGACACAGGCAACTCCAAAGGTTATGCCTTTATTAATTTCGCTTCCTTTGATGCTTCGGATGCAGCTATTGAGGCAATGAATGGGCAGTATCTCTGTAACCGCCCTATCACTGTGTCCTATGCCTTCAAGAAGGACTCCAAGGGTGAGCGCCATGGCTCAGCAGCTGAACGACTTCTGGCAGCCCAGAACCCACTCTCCCAGGCCGACCGCCCTCACCAGCTGTTTGCAGATGCACCCCCTCCACCCTCAGCCCCCAATCCTGTGGTATCATCACTGGGGTCCGGGCTTCCTCCACCAG GCATGCCTCCTCCTGGGTCCTTCCCACCCCCAGTGCCGCCTCCTGGAGCCCTTCCACCTGGGATACCCCCAGCCATGCCCCCACCACCTATgcctcctggggctggaggacaTGGCCCACCATCAGCAGGAACCCCAGGGGCTGGACATCCTGGACATGGACACTCACATCCTCACCCATTCCCACCGGGTGGGATGCCCCATCCAG GGATGTCTCAGATGCAGCTGGCCCACCATGGCCCTCATGGCTTAGGACACCCCCATGCTGGGCCCCCAGGCTCTGGGGGGCAGCCACCACCCCGACCGCCACCCGGAATGCCTCATCCTGGACCTCCTCCAATGGGCATGCCCCCTCGAGGGCCTCCGTTTGGATCTCCCATGG GTCACCCAGGTCCTATGCCTCCACATGGGATGCGTGGACCTCCTCCACTGATGCCTCCTCATGGATACACTGGGCCTCCACGACCCCCACCCTATGGCTACCAGCGggggcccctccctccaccccggCCCACCCCCCGGCCTCCAGTTCCCCCTCGTGGCCCACTTCGAGGCCCTCTTCCTCAGTAA